One Solibacillus sp. R5-41 DNA segment encodes these proteins:
- a CDS encoding Na(+)/H(+) antiporter subunit B, protein MKVNDVILKTVVRMVVFIVFTVGMYLFFAGHNAPGGGFIGGLVLGSGIVLLYLTYDIETVHKGMPFDFKKVAALGVLLATGTAIGSLFFDAPFLTQTDGYFNIPILGEKHLSTVTLFEAGVALTVVGTLVTIILSISEDE, encoded by the coding sequence TTGAAAGTAAATGATGTCATTTTAAAAACCGTTGTTCGAATGGTTGTCTTTATTGTTTTTACGGTTGGTATGTACTTATTTTTCGCAGGACATAATGCGCCAGGTGGTGGATTCATTGGTGGGCTCGTACTTGGTTCAGGAATTGTTTTACTGTATTTAACGTATGACATTGAAACGGTACACAAAGGCATGCCATTTGATTTTAAGAAGGTCGCTGCACTTGGCGTTTTACTAGCAACAGGTACGGCTATTGGCTCGTTATTTTTTGATGCGCCATTTTTAACACAAACAGACGGCTACTTTAATATTCCGATTTTGGGAGAAAAGCATTTGTCTACAGTGACATTGTTTGAGGCAGGTGTCGCACTAACGGTAGTTGGTACACTTGTAACGATTATTTTAAGTATAAGTGAGGATGAATAG
- a CDS encoding Na(+)/H(+) antiporter subunit C yields MESLMIILVGILVAIATYLILSRSVFRVIVGTAILSHAVHLLLLTVGGLKKGDVPIIGQADDPFTDALPQALILTAIVISFAVTAFLLVLAYRMYLTNGTDDFSELGGKSDE; encoded by the coding sequence ATGGAATCTTTAATGATAATACTCGTAGGCATACTTGTAGCGATTGCTACTTATTTAATCCTCTCTCGAAGTGTTTTTCGTGTCATTGTGGGCACAGCGATTTTGTCGCATGCCGTCCATTTATTACTCTTAACAGTTGGCGGCTTGAAAAAGGGGGACGTGCCGATTATTGGGCAAGCTGACGATCCTTTTACAGATGCGTTGCCACAGGCGCTCATTTTAACGGCGATTGTTATTAGCTTTGCTGTAACAGCGTTTTTACTTGTCCTCGCTTACCGAATGTATTTAACAAACGGCACTGATGATTTCTCGGAGCTAGGAGGTAAGTCAGATGAATAA
- a CDS encoding Na+/H+ antiporter subunit D: MNNIIVLPMIVPIITAIFLVFLRDSIKLQRIVSLVTMLFVAGVSVALLQLIQTEGILRLDFSGWAPPFGILFVADSFAILLVLTASIVTAICLIYAFSTIGPRHERMYFYPLVMFLIAGVNGSFLTGDIFNLFVCFEVMLLASFALIALGGEKFQLREALKYVLINVVASWMFLLALAYLYGTLKTLNMAHISQRVAEVGQEPILTLVSLVFLIVFALKAGLLLFFWLPGSYSVPPTAVQALFAALLTKVGIYALFRTFTLMFPFNSEVTHTIIGVMAGLTIIAGCMGALSGHDVRTIATYNVVIGVGFILLALAIGTEQAMAGAVYYLIHDMVAKALLFLIIGTMVFLTGEIVVKNMNGLIRNYPLFGWIYFIVMCALVGIPPLSGFIGKVLIGQGAVETGSFVLLALGFGSSVIVLYSLLRIFLASFFGETSISEDEKKPIPRGAMASFILFALCIIGLGVGAEGIAVYVNDAAYTLVNPSVYVDAILNANE, encoded by the coding sequence ATGAATAATATCATTGTTTTACCAATGATTGTGCCGATTATTACGGCTATATTTTTAGTCTTTTTACGTGATTCGATTAAGTTACAACGCATCGTCAGTCTCGTAACAATGCTATTTGTTGCGGGTGTATCAGTAGCCTTGCTGCAATTAATCCAAACAGAAGGCATTTTACGACTTGATTTTAGTGGTTGGGCACCACCATTTGGCATTTTATTTGTAGCAGATTCATTTGCCATTTTGTTAGTACTAACGGCAAGCATTGTGACAGCCATTTGTTTAATTTACGCATTTTCAACGATCGGGCCTCGCCATGAACGGATGTATTTTTATCCTTTAGTTATGTTTTTAATCGCAGGAGTAAATGGCTCATTTTTGACAGGTGATATTTTTAACTTATTCGTTTGTTTTGAAGTGATGCTGCTTGCTTCCTTTGCATTAATAGCGCTTGGCGGTGAGAAATTCCAACTACGAGAAGCACTCAAATATGTTCTCATTAACGTCGTTGCTTCATGGATGTTTTTACTCGCGCTTGCGTATTTGTACGGCACATTAAAAACATTGAATATGGCACATATTTCACAGCGTGTAGCGGAAGTTGGACAAGAGCCAATACTGACACTAGTCTCGCTTGTTTTCCTCATTGTGTTTGCTTTAAAAGCAGGGCTACTCCTGTTCTTCTGGCTGCCTGGGTCTTATAGTGTGCCACCTACTGCTGTGCAAGCATTGTTTGCTGCGTTATTAACGAAGGTAGGGATTTATGCGTTATTCCGCACGTTTACATTAATGTTCCCATTCAATTCAGAGGTGACACATACGATAATTGGTGTGATGGCTGGCTTAACGATTATTGCGGGCTGTATGGGAGCCCTCTCCGGTCATGATGTACGAACAATTGCTACATATAATGTTGTCATTGGTGTCGGATTTATTTTATTAGCGCTCGCAATTGGAACGGAGCAAGCGATGGCAGGGGCTGTTTATTATTTGATTCACGATATGGTTGCCAAAGCGTTACTCTTTTTAATCATTGGAACGATGGTGTTTTTAACGGGTGAAATTGTTGTGAAAAATATGAATGGGTTGATTCGGAATTATCCGCTATTTGGCTGGATATATTTTATCGTCATGTGTGCACTTGTCGGGATTCCGCCATTGAGTGGCTTTATCGGGAAAGTATTGATTGGACAAGGTGCTGTTGAAACTGGCTCATTTGTATTGCTTGCATTGGGCTTTGGTTCGAGTGTCATCGTTTTATATTCGCTTCTTCGCATTTTCCTTGCTTCATTTTTTGGAGAAACTTCGATTAGTGAAGACGAGAAAAAACCAATTCCTCGAGGTGCGATGGCTTCATTTATTCTATTTGCACTGTGCATTATAGGCTTAGGTGTTGGCGCAGAAGGAATTGCCGTTTACGTGAACGACGCAGCATATACATTAGTGAATCCTTCTGTTTATGTGGATGCTATTTTAAATGCCAATG